GAAATCAAAGGCGTTTGCCACGCCCTCTTCCAACGCCATTTGGCGAATGTTGTTGCCGTAATCAAGGGTGGCGGCGCCCCGCGCTTGCAGCGCGAGCATGGCAGCCACCTGCACGGCCATGGATTTTTTAGCAGCCTTCACCACGTGTGCTTCATCGCGGGCGCGCTCTGCTGCCGCTTGTGCCATTGTCCAACCCAACGGCAGATAACCGTTTAGCGGATCGTGTGCGGAGGTTTGATCGGTCACCACGTCTGGCGTGATATTGCGCTCTACCAATTGCGGGAAAACTTCGGCGGCATTGCCGAGCAGCCCTACGGAAATGGCCTTACCCTCGGCGCGAGCCGCTCCCAGCATGGCAAGCGCTTCATCTAGGCTCGTGGCTTTTTTATCCACGTAGCCGGTTTTCAAACGAAAATCGATACGCGATTCATCCACTTCAACGGCCAACATTGAAAAGCCCGCCATGGTCGCGGCCAGAGGTTGCGCGCCGCCCATGCCACCCAAACCGCCGGTCAAAATCCACCGGCCGCGGGCCTCGCCGTTAAAATGCTTTTTGGCCACGCTCACAAAAGTTTCGTAAGTGCCCTGCACAATGCCCTGCGAGCCAATGTAGATCCAGGAACCTGCAGTCATCTGGCCGTACATCATCAGGCCTTTTTTATCCAATTCGTTAAAGTGCTCCCAATTGGCCCAGTGGGGTACTAGGTTGGAATTGGCCAACAAAACCCGCGGTGCATTGGCGTGGGTTTTGAACACACCCACGGGTTTGCCGCTTTGAATCAGCAAGGTTTCGTCATCTTCCAGGCGCGTAAGGGTTTCTACAATTTTGTCGAAACATGCCCAGTTGCGCGCGGCGCGACCAATACCGCCGTACACCACCAGTGCCTGCGGGTGTTCGGCCACTTCCGGATCCAGATTGTTCATCAACATGCGCAGCGGCGCTTCAGTGAGCCAGCTTTTGGCCGTGAGTTGATTGCCGCGCGCTGCGCGGACAATGCGGCTTGCGTCTGTGCGTGGGTCTAGCTTTGTCATGGGGGTTACCTCTCAGCGTCTGCTTTCGTCTGGCGCGAACATGGCCGCGAAAACTATTTTTAATACTGGGTTTTTGAATACCGGGTTATTGAATACTGCGCTGTTAAACAAGTGCGTTACTTTCACAGCAGCAAAGCGTTGGGCGGCTGAATCAGTAATTCACGTGGCCGCCCAGGCGGAATCGGCTACCGGGGTGATACAGCTGTGCGTAGCTCACAATGCCCGCGGGGCCGAAGGTACGCCGGCTCACTTTCAAACAGGGCTCACCGTCGGATAATTGCAATTGTTGTTGCAGACTAGACGATGCCGCCACCGCTTCAATTAGATGATCTGCCTCGGTTAACGGCGCCACCTGGTTTAAATAGCGGCTCGGGGTTAAATCCCCGGCACCAAATTGTTGCTCGCCGTAGGCAGGCGCAAACCGTGGATTTACCCAGCGCTCTTCAAGCTGAATGGGCAGGCCGTTTTCAAAGTGCAGCAAGCGCGAGAAAAACACCGCCTCGCCCTCGTCAAGCCCCAGCCTGCGTGCGTACTTTGCATCGGCTGTTTGGCTTGCCAGTGCCAACACCTCACAGGCGTAAGCATGGCCACGGGCGTGGATTTCTTCGGCAATGTTGCGGATTTCAACCAAATTGCTACTCGGGCGCTCGTCGGCCACGAAGGTGCCCAGGCCCTGGGTGCGGATCAGCACCCCTTCATCTGCCAGCGCATCGAGTGCGCGCCGGGCCGTCATACGCGATACGCCAAACTCGCCCGCCAGTTCATTTTCACTGGCAACGCGGGCGCCCGCAGCCAGCACGCCCGACTCAATGCGCGCCAGCAGTGTGTGCTTGATGGTGAGGTATCTGGGTTCCATAGGTAGAAATCCTACTTGTATATACTTGTATATACAAGCTGTTTGCGTACACTAACGCCTACACTACTGAATGCTGTAACTAGCCAGGGAGCCCCCATGACCGTTGATCTGGTGATCACCAACGTCAACCTCGCCACCGCCACCGAAAACGGCCAGCCCTACGGCGCCATTGAGGATGCAGCGCTGGCCGTGCATAAAGGCAAAATTCACTGGCTGGGCCCCAAGGCGCAAGCACCCACTGCCACCCTCTTGCTGGATGCCAAAAACGCATGGCTCACCCCGGGCCTGATTGACTGCCACACCCACCTGATTTTTGGCGGCAACCGGGCACACGAATTCGAATGGCGCCAGCAAGGCGTGAGCTACACCGAAATCGCCAATCGCGGCGGCGGCATTAAAAGTACTGTAACAGCCACCCGCGCCGCCAGTGATGAAGCACTGCTGGCCGCGGCCCAAACACGGCTGGATGCCCTCATGGCCGAAGGCGTCACCAGCATTGAAATAAAATCCGGCTACGGGCTCAGCCTTGAACAAGAGCTGCGCCTGTTGCGCCTGGCCCGGGAACTTGCCCAGGCCAATGGCGTTACCCTCTGCACCACTTTGTTGGCTGCCCACGCATTGCCGCCAGAGTTCCACTGCAAAGATGCCTACATCGATCAC
This genomic stretch from Simiduia sp. 21SJ11W-1 harbors:
- the hutU gene encoding urocanate hydratase, producing the protein MTKLDPRTDASRIVRAARGNQLTAKSWLTEAPLRMLMNNLDPEVAEHPQALVVYGGIGRAARNWACFDKIVETLTRLEDDETLLIQSGKPVGVFKTHANAPRVLLANSNLVPHWANWEHFNELDKKGLMMYGQMTAGSWIYIGSQGIVQGTYETFVSVAKKHFNGEARGRWILTGGLGGMGGAQPLAATMAGFSMLAVEVDESRIDFRLKTGYVDKKATSLDEALAMLGAARAEGKAISVGLLGNAAEVFPQLVERNITPDVVTDQTSAHDPLNGYLPLGWTMAQAAAERARDEAHVVKAAKKSMAVQVAAMLALQARGAATLDYGNNIRQMALEEGVANAFDFPGFVPAYIRPLFCEGIGPFRWVALSGDPEDIYKTDQKVKELIPDDPHLHNWLDMARERIQFQGLPARICWVGLKDRARLGQAFNDMVAKGELKAPVVIGRDHLDSGSVASPNRETEAMADGSDAVSDWPLLNALLNTAGGATWVSLHHGGGVGMGFSQHSGVVIVCDGTQAAHERVGRVLRNDPATGVMRHADAGYDIAINCAKAQGLDLPMLEQ
- the hutC gene encoding histidine utilization repressor → MEPRYLTIKHTLLARIESGVLAAGARVASENELAGEFGVSRMTARRALDALADEGVLIRTQGLGTFVADERPSSNLVEIRNIAEEIHARGHAYACEVLALASQTADAKYARRLGLDEGEAVFFSRLLHFENGLPIQLEERWVNPRFAPAYGEQQFGAGDLTPSRYLNQVAPLTEADHLIEAVAASSSLQQQLQLSDGEPCLKVSRRTFGPAGIVSYAQLYHPGSRFRLGGHVNY